In a single window of the Nitrospirota bacterium genome:
- a CDS encoding UbiX family flavin prenyltransferase, protein MKKYVLGITGASGSILGIRVAQELLKTAELHITISSQAFSIIKDEVGLDLKAKTERETEKRLRKHFSTDRLFYWAEGNMESPIASGSFRTDGMLVVPCSMKTLSGIANGYANTLIERTADVTIKEGRTLLLCPREMPLSCIHLENMLKLARIGVRIAPPVMGFYHNPESLGEMVDFIAGKILDAIGINHNLFKRWEGYKPQKKT, encoded by the coding sequence ATGAAAAAATATGTTTTAGGCATAACAGGCGCAAGCGGCTCGATACTGGGCATCAGGGTTGCGCAGGAACTCTTGAAAACAGCAGAGCTTCATATCACGATTTCCTCTCAGGCATTCTCTATAATCAAAGATGAAGTCGGATTGGACTTAAAGGCTAAAACAGAAAGGGAAACAGAAAAGAGGCTAAGAAAGCATTTTTCCACAGACAGGCTTTTTTATTGGGCAGAAGGCAATATGGAATCGCCCATTGCAAGCGGTTCATTCAGAACAGATGGAATGCTCGTTGTGCCCTGCTCTATGAAGACCCTCTCTGGCATTGCAAATGGCTATGCAAATACCCTTATCGAAAGAACTGCGGATGTGACCATAAAAGAAGGTAGAACCCTTCTCCTTTGTCCCCGTGAGATGCCTTTGAGTTGCATACACCTCGAAAACATGCTGAAGCTCGCAAGAATAGGCGTAAGGATTGCACCGCCTGTTATGGGCTTTTACCATAACCCTGAAAGCCTGGGGGAGATGGTGGATTTCATAGCAGGTAAGATTCTCGATGCCATAGGCATAAATCACAACCTATTTAAACGCTGGGAGGGCTACAAGCCCCAGAAGAAAACATGA
- a CDS encoding DUF89 family protein: MKVHLDCYPCFLRQTVIALRLGTKDEELQRKILAGILNELHLMDVSKTPAHATTFMHRTIRQMLGRDPFREIKSEYTQIALNLYPTLKSLVMESKEPIWTATRLAIAGNVIDFGIFTSVDIQGTVKKALGGPIGVDDYSWFKEAINTTDNILYLLDNTGESVFDRLLIETLTGIGKKVTAVVKGSPVLNDCTIEDAVEAGIREVCEVIDNGSDAVGTILESTSQEFKGRFQRADCIIAKGQGNFETLMDLDKKIFFLFQSKCDVVSKVLGLARGSMLLKGSP, from the coding sequence ATGAAAGTTCATCTTGACTGCTACCCCTGCTTTCTAAGACAGACCGTCATAGCCCTCCGCCTTGGCACAAAGGACGAGGAGCTTCAGAGGAAGATTCTTGCAGGCATCCTTAATGAATTGCATCTTATGGATGTATCCAAAACCCCTGCCCATGCCACCACATTCATGCATAGGACAATCAGACAGATGCTCGGCAGAGACCCATTCAGGGAGATTAAATCCGAATACACTCAGATTGCACTTAACCTCTACCCAACACTGAAGAGCCTCGTCATGGAAAGCAAAGAGCCTATTTGGACTGCAACGAGGCTTGCCATCGCAGGCAATGTGATTGACTTTGGAATATTCACATCGGTTGACATACAAGGGACAGTAAAAAAGGCACTCGGAGGCCCAATTGGGGTGGATGACTATAGCTGGTTTAAAGAGGCAATAAATACGACGGACAATATACTTTATCTCCTCGACAATACAGGAGAGTCGGTATTTGACAGGCTACTTATAGAGACCCTCACAGGCATTGGTAAAAAGGTAACCGCAGTCGTAAAAGGAAGCCCTGTTTTAAACGATTGCACGATTGAGGATGCAGTGGAGGCAGGCATCCGAGAGGTATGCGAGGTCATCGATAATGGCTCCGATGCCGTAGGAACGATACTGGAGAGCACCTCCCAAGAATTCAAAGGTAGATTCCAAAGGGCAGACTGCATTATCGCCAAAGGACAGGGCAATTTCGAGACACTCATGGATTTGGACAAAAAGATATTCTTCCTTTTTCAGTCCAAGTGTGATGTGGTCTCAAAGGTGCTGGGGCTTGCCAGAGGCTCTATGCTTTTAAAGGGAAGTCCCTAA
- a CDS encoding RNA-binding protein, translating into MGTRLYVGNVSYKVTEEELKELFSKAGEVVSVKLLTDAATGKLRGFGFVEMGSDSDAQKAITMYNKTAFMDRTLVVSEAKPQEKRRPRREFR; encoded by the coding sequence ATGGGCACAAGACTTTATGTAGGAAATGTTTCCTACAAGGTAACCGAAGAGGAGTTGAAGGAACTGTTTTCGAAGGCAGGAGAGGTTGTTTCGGTAAAGCTTCTGACAGATGCCGCAACTGGAAAGCTTAGGGGATTTGGTTTTGTGGAGATGGGCTCTGATTCAGATGCTCAAAAGGCAATTACGATGTATAATAAAACTGCCTTTATGGATAGAACCCTTGTTGTCAGCGAAGCAAAGCCGCAGGAAAAGAGGAGACCCAGAAGAGAATTCAGATAG
- a CDS encoding threonylcarbamoyl-AMP synthase, which yields MVNIIKVNEKNIKKIFEVAVKTLREGGIVSYQTETFYAIGAKFDIESALRRIYALKKRPSEKAMPLIVADVKSLFMVAKDVNRKASDLIERFWPGPLTILLPAKKGLSDFITHRGKVAVRVPGESFALLLGLMAGFPITATSANPSEMPPAKTAEMVMQYFGTSIDLIIDSGRTKARLPSTIVDTTGNKIKIIRQGGLRIK from the coding sequence ATGGTGAATATCATAAAGGTAAATGAAAAAAATATCAAGAAGATTTTTGAGGTAGCCGTAAAGACCCTTAGGGAAGGCGGCATCGTTTCATACCAAACCGAGACATTCTATGCAATAGGAGCTAAATTCGATATAGAGTCTGCCTTGAGAAGGATTTATGCCTTAAAGAAAAGACCCTCTGAAAAGGCAATGCCCCTTATTGTGGCAGATGTAAAATCCCTTTTCATGGTCGCTAAAGATGTCAACAGGAAAGCCTCGGACCTTATAGAGAGGTTCTGGCCAGGGCCCCTGACAATACTTCTTCCTGCAAAGAAAGGGCTGTCTGACTTTATAACCCATAGGGGGAAGGTTGCAGTCAGGGTTCCAGGAGAGTCCTTTGCACTTTTGCTTGGGCTTATGGCTGGGTTTCCAATTACTGCAACAAGCGCAAATCCATCGGAAATGCCACCAGCAAAGACCGCAGAAATGGTCATGCAATATTTCGGCACCTCCATAGACCTAATCATTGACTCAGGAAGGACAAAGGCACGGCTTCCCTCGACAATCGTTGATACCACAGGCAATAAAATAAAAATCATAAGGCAGGGCGGCCTGAGGATAAAGTGA
- the bioF gene encoding 8-amino-7-oxononanoate synthase — MKELKTLKEKGLLRDIKDRESSQGKAIIIKGREYINFASNDYLGLSSHPKVIEGAKKAFERFGGGGGASRLLSGGTVLHEELESLIADFKGTEKALIFNSGYSLNTGVIPSISNESDAIFSDELNHASIIDGCKLSRAKKYIYRHKDTEHLKELIKDVKAEKKIVITDGVFSMDGDIAPIKDICRLCKDEGAMLYIDDAHATGVLGRGKGTLEHFGIKPEPWIIQMGTLSKALGSFGAFVAGSCDLIEWLINTSRSFIFSTSLPPSVIGASIEAIKIIKKDISLIDNLWANRNKLAQALNESGFNTGKTETPIIPMMMKDIESTIKLSSELMQKGIYAPSIRPPTVKTPRIRLTVTASHTDEDIEILLRALKDFTF; from the coding sequence GTGAAAGAGCTAAAAACCCTTAAAGAAAAAGGGCTTCTGAGGGATATAAAAGACCGAGAGTCTTCACAAGGCAAAGCGATTATCATAAAGGGAAGGGAATACATAAACTTTGCCTCAAACGACTATTTAGGTCTTTCAAGCCATCCAAAGGTAATAGAAGGTGCAAAAAAGGCTTTTGAGAGATTTGGCGGAGGAGGAGGTGCATCGAGACTTCTTTCAGGTGGAACTGTTCTCCATGAAGAGCTTGAATCCCTTATCGCTGATTTTAAAGGAACCGAGAAGGCACTGATTTTTAATTCAGGCTATAGCCTGAATACTGGTGTGATACCTTCAATCTCTAATGAATCGGATGCTATATTTTCTGATGAACTTAACCATGCAAGCATCATAGATGGATGTAAACTGAGCAGGGCAAAGAAATACATCTATAGGCATAAGGATACCGAGCATCTTAAAGAGCTAATTAAAGATGTAAAGGCAGAAAAAAAGATAGTTATAACAGATGGTGTATTTAGCATGGACGGAGATATTGCACCTATTAAGGATATATGCAGGCTCTGTAAAGATGAGGGTGCAATGCTTTATATAGATGATGCCCATGCAACTGGTGTCTTGGGCAGAGGAAAAGGGACACTCGAGCATTTTGGCATAAAGCCTGAGCCATGGATTATCCAGATGGGAACTCTTTCAAAGGCATTAGGCTCATTTGGTGCATTTGTGGCAGGCAGTTGTGACTTAATAGAGTGGCTGATAAACACCTCAAGGAGCTTTATATTTTCCACCTCACTTCCGCCATCTGTGATAGGAGCATCCATTGAGGCAATTAAAATCATAAAGAAAGACATAAGCCTCATAGATAACCTATGGGCTAATAGGAATAAGCTTGCTCAGGCATTAAACGAATCAGGATTTAATACAGGTAAAACCGAGACCCCTATTATTCCCATGATGATGAAGGACATAGAAAGCACAATTAAGCTTTCATCCGAGCTTATGCAAAAAGGAATCTATGCACCTTCAATAAGACCTCCAACTGTGAAAACCCCCCGTATAAGGCTGACTGTAACTGCATCTCATACAGATGAGGATATTGAGATACTTTTAAGGGCATTAAAGGATTTTACCTTCTGA
- a CDS encoding phosphoenolpyruvate carboxykinase (ATP) translates to MSTVSRLPASQWRAMIESAFYASSVRKTTMAELYSLAVKQPEVVMTSEPMYKPEQFGLPKDAKVLISNDGGIVGRTARARRIVREFGKADKDKFAGILGEAIYQFGRRQGLWLQGVVGLHQDFMVKAHLLSPVTDAKNMLDWGINFAPFIKPWSERYKRSRALSEPDILVFADPEWSHPEFPSGLVIIDEKENTIAILGLRYFGERKKGTLTLAWTIGVRQNMVACHGGIKKIGAKPPIAVFGLSGSGKSSITNSLDHEGTLKKSEKVTVIHDDAFLIDLEHDFSIALEPSLFDKTDAVEFKDPILKYFYSAQNVAVTDDKGKIRIVAKDIRNENGRCLKSRDMFNHADFCERPGMVVWLQKDTSLPPISKVNNSPALSVAMGASLSTMRAKGVENVDPRELEKLVIEPFANPFRVHPLVVDCQQFKKLFKMGCECYIMNTHAFGLPEDLIDIPKELSLLIVTELVRGNIEWMEWKMFHGLLTPKNGNELFGGDYEKKYKPTREPKYLHFLRDRMQDRITFLSNKRDIEQDMDNSFIDPLVAARVVIDKILNPV, encoded by the coding sequence ATGTCAACCGTAAGCAGACTTCCAGCCTCGCAATGGAGGGCAATGATAGAGAGCGCCTTTTATGCAAGCTCCGTAAGAAAAACCACGATGGCAGAGCTTTATAGCCTTGCAGTTAAACAGCCTGAGGTTGTGATGACATCAGAGCCTATGTATAAGCCAGAGCAGTTTGGCTTGCCAAAGGATGCAAAGGTTCTTATCTCAAACGATGGAGGCATAGTTGGAAGAACAGCGCGGGCAAGGAGGATTGTAAGGGAGTTTGGCAAGGCAGATAAGGATAAATTCGCAGGCATCTTGGGAGAGGCAATCTATCAGTTTGGCAGAAGGCAGGGGCTTTGGCTTCAGGGAGTCGTAGGGCTTCATCAGGACTTCATGGTCAAGGCTCATCTTCTTAGCCCTGTCACAGATGCAAAGAACATGCTTGACTGGGGGATTAACTTTGCTCCTTTTATAAAGCCATGGTCTGAAAGATACAAAAGGTCTCGTGCACTTTCAGAGCCAGACATACTGGTATTTGCAGACCCCGAGTGGTCACACCCCGAATTTCCGAGCGGTCTTGTCATAATAGACGAAAAGGAAAACACGATAGCTATATTAGGGCTAAGGTATTTTGGAGAAAGAAAAAAAGGCACACTCACATTAGCATGGACAATCGGAGTAAGGCAGAACATGGTGGCATGCCATGGAGGAATTAAAAAAATAGGAGCTAAGCCTCCTATCGCGGTGTTTGGGCTTTCAGGCTCAGGGAAGTCCTCTATCACAAATAGTCTTGACCACGAAGGGACCCTGAAAAAGAGCGAAAAGGTCACTGTCATTCATGACGATGCCTTTCTCATAGACTTAGAGCACGACTTCTCCATCGCACTTGAGCCGTCCCTGTTTGACAAAACAGATGCAGTTGAGTTCAAAGACCCGATACTAAAGTATTTCTATTCGGCTCAGAATGTTGCTGTCACCGATGATAAAGGAAAAATAAGGATTGTGGCAAAGGACATCCGTAATGAAAACGGAAGATGTCTTAAATCCAGAGATATGTTTAATCATGCTGATTTCTGCGAAAGACCGGGCATGGTCGTATGGCTTCAGAAAGACACTTCCCTTCCGCCTATCTCAAAGGTCAATAACTCACCTGCCCTTTCAGTTGCAATGGGAGCATCGCTTAGCACGATGAGGGCAAAGGGTGTTGAGAATGTTGACCCAAGGGAGCTTGAAAAGCTTGTCATAGAGCCATTTGCAAACCCATTCAGGGTTCATCCACTCGTAGTGGACTGCCAGCAGTTCAAAAAGCTCTTTAAGATGGGCTGTGAGTGCTATATCATGAACACACATGCATTCGGACTTCCAGAAGACCTCATAGACATCCCAAAGGAGCTTTCGCTTCTTATAGTCACAGAGCTTGTCAGGGGCAATATAGAGTGGATGGAATGGAAGATGTTTCATGGACTTCTTACCCCAAAAAACGGAAACGAGCTTTTCGGAGGAGATTATGAAAAGAAATATAAGCCCACAAGAGAGCCCAAATACCTTCACTTTCTCAGGGATAGGATGCAGGACAGGATTACATTCCTATCCAACAAAAGGGACATCGAGCAGGATATGGACAACTCCTTTATAGACCCGCTTGTTGCGGCAAGGGTAGTTATAGATAAAATCCTGAATCCTGTGTAA
- a CDS encoding citramalate synthase — protein sequence MRKIEIYDTTLRDGAQTEDIAFSVEDKLRITEKLNEIGIHYIEGGYPGANPKDAEYFKKVRKLKLSSKIVAFGSTHKPRHKPAQDATMRALLEAGTGFVTIFGKTWDFHVKEALHIPLQENLELIYDSVSYLKKRMDKVFFDAEHFFDGYKKNPEYAMKCLDAAKNGGADCLVLCDTNGGTLPESVMEITKAVVKEAKAPIGIHSHNDSECAVANSIIAVRAGAVQVQGTINGLGERCGNANLCSVIPNLQIKLGLKGIKEADLRKLRDISRFINEIANLRHFKRQPFVGDSAFAHKAGMHVSAVLKKPETYEHIRPELVGNSHRVLVSDLAGKSNILRKALEFGISIDPQSPEVQDIVHTLKELENQGFQFEAAEASFELLMKKALGLHRRFFDLIGFRVIVEKRKEAESPLSEATIMLKVGGHVEHTAATGNGPVNALDNALRKALEKFYPELKKVRLHDYKVRVLTAGKGTSAKVRVLIESGDDLRRWGTVGVSENIIEASYQALLDSIEYKLLKEDIS from the coding sequence ATGCGTAAGATTGAGATATACGATACGACCCTGAGGGATGGTGCACAGACAGAGGACATTGCATTTTCAGTTGAAGACAAGCTCCGCATAACCGAAAAGCTTAATGAGATTGGCATACACTATATCGAGGGAGGTTATCCCGGAGCAAACCCAAAGGATGCCGAGTACTTCAAGAAGGTAAGAAAGCTCAAGCTAAGCTCAAAAATCGTTGCCTTTGGCTCTACACACAAGCCAAGGCATAAGCCTGCTCAGGATGCCACCATGAGGGCGCTCCTCGAGGCAGGCACAGGGTTTGTAACCATATTCGGAAAGACATGGGACTTCCATGTTAAGGAAGCCCTCCACATACCTCTTCAGGAAAACTTAGAGCTTATCTATGACTCTGTCTCCTATCTGAAGAAGCGCATGGACAAGGTTTTCTTCGATGCAGAGCATTTCTTCGATGGGTATAAGAAAAACCCCGAATATGCAATGAAATGCCTCGATGCCGCAAAAAACGGAGGTGCAGACTGCCTTGTGCTTTGCGATACAAACGGAGGCACACTGCCTGAAAGCGTAATGGAGATTACAAAGGCAGTCGTAAAGGAAGCAAAAGCACCCATTGGAATACATAGCCATAATGACTCTGAGTGTGCAGTTGCAAACTCCATAATAGCAGTTAGGGCAGGTGCAGTTCAGGTGCAGGGAACGATAAATGGACTTGGTGAAAGGTGCGGAAATGCCAACCTCTGTTCTGTTATTCCAAACCTTCAGATAAAGTTAGGACTAAAAGGCATCAAAGAGGCAGATCTAAGAAAATTAAGAGACATCTCGAGATTCATAAACGAGATTGCAAACCTGAGGCACTTCAAAAGACAGCCATTTGTCGGAGACAGTGCCTTTGCCCATAAGGCAGGAATGCATGTATCTGCAGTGCTTAAAAAACCAGAGACATACGAGCATATCCGTCCAGAGCTCGTTGGAAACTCCCACAGGGTCTTAGTGTCGGACCTTGCAGGGAAAAGCAATATCCTGAGAAAGGCATTGGAATTTGGCATATCCATTGACCCACAGTCACCTGAGGTTCAAGACATTGTCCATACCCTCAAGGAGCTTGAAAATCAGGGGTTTCAGTTTGAAGCCGCAGAGGCTTCATTTGAGCTTTTGATGAAAAAAGCCCTTGGGCTTCACAGAAGGTTCTTTGACCTCATTGGCTTTAGGGTGATTGTGGAGAAAAGAAAAGAGGCAGAGTCCCCGCTTTCAGAGGCAACTATAATGCTTAAGGTAGGGGGACATGTAGAGCACACAGCGGCAACTGGAAATGGCCCTGTCAATGCATTGGATAATGCCCTGAGAAAAGCACTTGAGAAGTTCTACCCTGAGCTTAAAAAAGTAAGGCTCCATGACTATAAGGTTAGGGTCTTGACCGCAGGAAAAGGCACATCTGCAAAAGTCAGGGTCCTCATAGAGTCAGGAGACGACCTTAGAAGATGGGGCACAGTAGGCGTCTCTGAAAATATCATAGAGGCATCTTATCAGGCACTCCTCGATAGCATAGAATATAAGCTCCTTAAAGAAGACATTTCATAA
- a CDS encoding type II secretion system protein: MLFLALSYGKIRLKETAMRNEDRGFSLIELLVVISIIAILATIAVPIFLGQRTKAMTTEAKANLEALRLLQVQYQSERGEYAPAGDNVDGTRDLDSLSAIRAQLPGFKPGDEQNLNFTYKITYTVSSSITNSFIANAVGRSGKPVAGIRLEINQDNEKNW, encoded by the coding sequence ATGTTGTTTTTAGCCCTGTCTTATGGTAAGATTAGACTTAAGGAGACTGCTATGAGAAATGAAGACAGAGGGTTTTCGCTTATAGAGCTACTTGTCGTCATAAGCATTATAGCAATCCTCGCAACCATAGCGGTCCCTATATTCTTAGGTCAGAGGACAAAGGCAATGACAACAGAGGCAAAGGCAAATCTTGAAGCACTGAGACTTCTACAGGTGCAGTATCAGTCAGAAAGAGGAGAGTATGCACCTGCTGGTGATAATGTAGACGGCACTCGCGATCTGGATAGCTTATCCGCTATTCGGGCTCAGCTCCCAGGTTTTAAGCCCGGTGATGAGCAAAACCTGAACTTCACTTATAAGATAACCTACACTGTCTCCAGTAGCATAACAAACTCATTCATAGCAAATGCAGTTGGCAGAAGCGGTAAACCAGTAGCAGGCATCAGGTTAGAGATAAATCAGGATAATGAAAAAAACTGGTAG
- a CDS encoding phosphoribosylformylglycinamidine cyclo-ligase encodes MQSYLGGVVLTYKKAGVDIKEGERFVDLIAPLAKETFRKEVLTEIGSFSGLFKPDIGRYIEPVLVSGTDGVGTKLKVAFMADRHDTVGIDLVAMCVNDILTCGAEPLFFLDYLATGKLSPEKARLIIKGIVSGCKEAGCSLIGGETAEMPGFYQEGEYDLAGFAVGIVEKSRIIDTGSIKEGDVIIGISSSGLHSNGYSLVRKLFFEVKGLDTSSYMPELNATVGEELLKPTRIYVKAFNALKEKVDIKGIAHITGGGISGNLPRILPEGISAVIKKGSWPIQPIFGLIRDMGRVADDEMHWTFNMGIGYIIVVSGDLANQTVALLRTAGYDSYIIGQVAKGQKGVSYV; translated from the coding sequence ATTCAGTCCTATTTAGGGGGAGTTGTGCTTACATATAAGAAGGCAGGCGTTGACATTAAAGAGGGAGAAAGGTTCGTTGACCTTATAGCTCCCCTTGCAAAGGAAACCTTTAGAAAAGAGGTTCTCACAGAGATAGGCTCATTCAGTGGCTTATTCAAGCCTGACATTGGTAGATACATTGAGCCTGTCTTAGTAAGCGGCACGGATGGTGTTGGCACAAAGCTAAAGGTAGCATTTATGGCTGACAGGCATGACACCGTTGGCATAGACCTCGTTGCCATGTGTGTAAACGATATACTTACATGCGGTGCAGAACCTTTATTTTTTCTTGACTACCTTGCAACAGGAAAGCTGAGCCCTGAGAAAGCCCGTCTCATAATCAAAGGCATCGTCTCTGGCTGTAAAGAGGCAGGTTGTTCGCTCATTGGAGGCGAAACAGCAGAGATGCCTGGATTTTATCAGGAGGGCGAATATGACCTTGCAGGGTTTGCAGTGGGCATCGTGGAAAAAAGCAGGATTATAGATACAGGCAGTATTAAAGAAGGAGATGTCATCATTGGCATTTCCTCAAGCGGACTTCACAGCAATGGATACTCGCTTGTAAGAAAGCTCTTCTTTGAGGTAAAAGGACTGGACACCTCCTCCTACATGCCTGAGCTTAATGCTACGGTAGGCGAGGAGCTCCTTAAGCCAACGAGGATTTATGTAAAGGCATTCAATGCATTGAAGGAAAAGGTAGATATAAAGGGCATTGCCCATATAACAGGAGGCGGTATTTCAGGAAACCTTCCGAGAATACTGCCTGAAGGCATATCGGCAGTCATAAAAAAAGGCTCATGGCCAATCCAGCCTATATTCGGGCTTATCAGAGATATGGGTAGAGTAGCTGACGATGAAATGCACTGGACTTTTAATATGGGAATAGGTTATATAATAGTGGTCTCCGGGGATTTGGCGAATCAAACGGTCGCCCTGTTAAGAACTGCTGGGTATGACTCTTATATTATAGGGCAGGTCGCTAAGGGGCAAAAGGGGGTTAGCTATGTATAA
- a CDS encoding M23 family metallopeptidase, with protein MYKLKKTIKRLFTPITLMLVPHTSRKPFSIKAPSIGIFAFIVMGFVGIVYVFSVSVDALQYRVMKEKLNYYTEQFLDLRSTISSLKSAEAEFKRLFSMKTKEEVLEHLNTSDSGSIDMEALKNQINTAIETVSGIKDYMSQERDIYMATPKGMPVYGRITSGFSERVHPITGMIDFHTGIDIASSPDTPIAATADGVVSFSGRSGGSGNLVVIEHGFGYSTLYAHNKRNNVSVGQVVKRGDIVSYVGSTGSTTGPHLHYEVWKNKRATNPAQFIK; from the coding sequence ATGTATAAACTGAAAAAAACTATTAAACGGCTTTTTACGCCCATTACGCTAATGCTCGTTCCCCATACAAGCAGAAAGCCCTTCAGCATAAAGGCGCCTTCTATTGGAATCTTTGCCTTTATCGTTATGGGCTTTGTGGGAATCGTATATGTGTTTTCCGTTTCGGTCGATGCATTGCAGTACAGGGTTATGAAAGAAAAATTAAACTATTACACAGAGCAGTTCCTTGACCTCAGGTCAACTATATCCTCACTTAAAAGCGCAGAGGCAGAGTTCAAAAGACTCTTCTCCATGAAAACCAAAGAAGAAGTCCTCGAGCATCTGAACACATCCGATAGCGGCTCCATAGACATGGAGGCATTGAAGAATCAAATAAATACGGCTATAGAAACAGTTAGCGGGATAAAAGACTATATGAGTCAAGAGAGGGATATTTATATGGCAACCCCGAAAGGCATGCCTGTTTATGGAAGGATTACATCGGGTTTTAGCGAAAGGGTGCATCCGATTACAGGCATGATAGACTTCCACACAGGCATAGATATAGCATCTTCGCCTGACACTCCGATTGCCGCAACTGCAGACGGAGTGGTCAGTTTCTCGGGAAGAAGCGGTGGAAGTGGAAACCTCGTTGTAATAGAGCATGGCTTTGGGTATTCAACCCTTTATGCCCACAACAAAAGGAATAATGTCTCTGTTGGACAGGTGGTAAAAAGAGGAGATATTGTGTCATATGTCGGCTCAACAGGCTCTACAACAGGTCCTCATCTACACTACGAGGTGTGGAAAAACAAAAGGGCAACTAACCCTGCTCAATTTATTAAATAA
- a CDS encoding polymer-forming cytoskeletal protein — protein sequence MFSKNTEKLESIIGVNTQFKGNIKVKGTLRIDGFMEGNVEADWFVLGDKAYLKGNAEARGIIVGGNVEGNLTAKEIIEIKQKGKIKGDITTNKLTIAEGGRLQGRTTMQDETEQKAESISSSETLKESESYGS from the coding sequence ATGTTTTCAAAGAACACAGAGAAGCTTGAGTCTATTATCGGAGTAAATACCCAGTTTAAAGGCAATATAAAGGTAAAAGGAACCCTGAGGATAGATGGCTTTATGGAAGGCAATGTAGAGGCAGACTGGTTTGTCTTGGGCGATAAGGCATATCTAAAGGGCAATGCAGAGGCAAGAGGCATTATTGTTGGTGGCAATGTCGAGGGAAACCTCACTGCAAAGGAGATAATCGAGATAAAGCAAAAAGGAAAGATAAAGGGCGACATAACAACAAACAAGCTCACTATTGCAGAAGGTGGAAGACTTCAGGGAAGGACAACCATGCAGGATGAGACAGAACAAAAAGCCGAGAGCATTTCTTCTTCCGAAACCCTTAAAGAGTCCGAATCTTATGGAAGCTGA
- a CDS encoding LysM peptidoglycan-binding domain-containing protein, whose product MRTFCFICVLILSFLTINASYAEEIFIITKKGDTLYKISRNFNVSVESLKKANNLNSSLLKTGKKLLIPVKADAKITSRKVNSSTKAYVVKKGDTLWKVSRRFGVSVRTLTGLNNLSSNKLRVGQRLIITEDIALLPAFNPSIANEIKALAESPEITPKTLKERLIIFARMMLDTPYRFGGSTFRGMDCSAYVQYAFSLIDVFLPRSAREQFNLGEPVNRENLSIGDLVFFRTYAHFPSHVGIYLGDNQFIHASSRERKVTIDSLNTPYYIKRFIGAKRLLFEEPKSKESAFIEN is encoded by the coding sequence ATGAGGACTTTTTGTTTCATATGTGTTTTAATCCTTTCTTTCTTGACGATAAATGCCTCGTATGCAGAGGAGATTTTCATTATAACCAAGAAAGGAGATACCCTTTATAAGATATCGCGGAATTTTAATGTCTCGGTTGAAAGCCTTAAGAAGGCAAATAACCTTAACTCGAGCCTTCTTAAGACAGGTAAAAAACTGTTGATACCAGTGAAAGCAGATGCAAAAATTACCTCCCGAAAAGTGAATTCTTCGACAAAGGCATATGTCGTCAAAAAGGGCGATACCCTCTGGAAGGTATCGAGAAGGTTCGGGGTTTCCGTAAGAACACTAACGGGGCTTAACAACCTCTCCTCAAATAAATTAAGGGTTGGCCAGAGACTTATCATTACGGAAGACATTGCCCTACTGCCTGCATTCAATCCCTCGATTGCCAATGAGATAAAGGCATTGGCAGAATCCCCTGAGATAACTCCCAAGACTCTAAAGGAACGGCTGATAATCTTTGCAAGGATGATGCTCGATACACCATACAGATTTGGCGGAAGCACTTTCAGGGGAATGGACTGTTCGGCTTATGTGCAGTATGCCTTCAGTCTTATAGATGTATTCCTTCCGAGGTCTGCCAGGGAACAGTTCAACTTAGGAGAGCCTGTCAACAGGGAAAACCTCTCTATCGGAGACCTTGTGTTTTTCAGAACCTATGCACACTTTCCTTCGCATGTCGGCATATATCTTGGAGACAATCAGTTCATACATGCCTCTTCAAGGGAAAGAAAGGTTACCATAGACAGTCTAAACACTCCTTATTACATTAAGAGATTCATTGGTGCCAAAAGACTCTTATTCGAGGAGCCAAAAAGCAAAGAATCGGCTTTCATAGAAAACTGA